The nucleotide sequence TCAGGATAGGCCGCTCTTTCAGGAATAGCTGTTTCCAGACCTCAGGCTTCAGCAAATCCATGCTGGTCCTGAAATAGTTTTCAATCGTATCAACCATAGCGGCGTATCCCTCAAAATTGTAATAGCAGAGATGGAACTGGCTATCTATATCGGTCACGACATCCCTCATATTCGAGTAGCCGGTTTCATTGCGCGTCATAACCAAGTCCATCAACAACGACTTTTTCACGAGGTATATGCCCATTGATTTTCCTTCTTTTTGCACCTCGGTGATGTCGCAGCCGGATTTGATATGCCAATCAAGCAGCGGCTGGAAATCCATATTGAAAACCGTATAGGAATTCGCAATCAGCGCATACTCCTGGGTACTCCGTTCAAAGAAGTCAATGTTGTCAGCAAAGTGGTCCAGCGTGCCGATTCCCGTATAATGTTTATCAAGATTAGGCGCAGGGAAGAAGAATAGTCCATCCCTTTTTCGATTAAGGTCCCAGTTCCTGCCTGACCCTAAATGGTCCATCAGCGACCTGTATTGAAATTTAGGAAAAATAGCCACACTCTGTATACCTGAGTTGACCATATTGGAAAGGATAAAATCAATCAGCCTGTATCTTCCGCCAAAAGGAATCGCTGCCACCGACCGGTGAATGGACAGTTCCTGGAGATCATCGTGAACGGTTGTTGCATCTATTACTCCTAATAATTGTTTGTTCATTTCTTTTTCCTCCCGAATCGGTTCAATTGGATTGCAATTCACCGATTGTTTCTTCCGATACTAATGTGATGTCGTTCTCGCTCTCGCCTGGCTTTATGATTGTTCCATCCGGTACATATACTCCAGGGGAAACAATCGCCTTTTCAATTACACAGTTGTGGCCAATAACGGCATCCGGCATGATAACAGTTTCCTTTACAACAGCTCCCTTTTTCACAGTCACTCCCTGAAAAACGACCGTTCTGGAAACCTCCCCTTCGATCTTGCAGCCCTCATTGACCAGCGACTCTGTTACTTCTCCTTCTGGGCAAATATATTGCGGCGGCTGATTGGGATTGACGGAATAAATCCGCCACGACTGATCAAACAGGTTCAACTCACAATCTTTATCCAATAAATCCATATTCGCTTCCCAAAGGCTTTGTACTGTCCCTACATCCTTCCAGTAGCCTTTAAAAGGATAAGCAAATAATTTCATATTTTCTTCGATTAACAGAGGAATGATATCCTTTCCGAAATCATGGCTGGAATCAGGATTCTGATCATCCCTTATCAGATATTCCCTTAAAACA is from Mesobacillus boroniphilus and encodes:
- a CDS encoding sugar phosphate nucleotidyltransferase, which encodes MNKQLLGVIDATTVHDDLQELSIHRSVAAIPFGGRYRLIDFILSNMVNSGIQSVAIFPKFQYRSLMDHLGSGRNWDLNRKRDGLFFFPAPNLDKHYTGIGTLDHFADNIDFFERSTQEYALIANSYTVFNMDFQPLLDWHIKSGCDITEVQKEGKSMGIYLVKKSLLMDLVMTRNETGYSNMRDVVTDIDSQFHLCYYNFEGYAAMVDTIENYFRTSMDLLKPEVWKQLFLKERPILTKVKDEPPTRYDAEASVRNSMVANGGMIEGTVENSIIARGVKIGKGTVVRNCIIMQKTQIKENCILDSVIVDKDARIEAGTVITAPAESPAVIRKGSVQGVGSGS